A genomic window from Populus alba chromosome 19, ASM523922v2, whole genome shotgun sequence includes:
- the LOC118042923 gene encoding high mobility group B protein 7 isoform X1, with translation MGNPPRSRKRVRGIRRAPDGSAFENCSNCGVLVAIALADLHECEAGTKNNVKRFKGLDGKQNVVQQSFCDQPRSPFRLFMEDFMKTGKIWNIIDIDRKGFETWRNMSKEERQPYITRADEIYSAHVKCLIQDIDHMSEVNDEADSAIVGKFDPFYEHSEHCDNSDSCYSFQYKDFESFNTWEWEMVRTWMAKSSR, from the exons ATGGGGAACCCGCCGAGAAGCCGCAAAAGGGTCCGTGGAATCCGTCGTGCTCCTGATGGAAGTGCCTTCGAGAACTG CAGCAATTGTGGGGTTTTGGTGGCAATCGCTTTGGCTGATTTGCATGAATGTGAAGCTGGAACCAAAAACAATgtgaagagattcaaaggcttGGATGGAAAACAAAACGTTGTCCAACAAAGCTTCTGTGACCAACCCAGATCGCCTTTCCGTCTCTTCAT GGAAGATTTCATGAAGACTGGCAAGATTTGGAACATAATTGATATTGATCGTAAAGGGTTCGAGACTTGGAGGAACATGTCAAAGGAG GAGAGGCAACCATACATCACGAGAGCTGATGAGATTTACTCGGCTCATGTTAAATGTTTGATTCAAGATATTGATCATATGTCAGAG GTAAACGATGAGGCAGATTCAGCAATAGTTGGGAAGTTTGATCCG TTCTATGAACACTCTGAACACTGCGACAACTCTGACAGCTGTTATAGTTTTCAGTACAAAGATTTTGAGAGCTTTAACACATGGGAATG GGAAATGGTGAGAACATGGATGGCTAAGAGTTCTCGCTGA
- the LOC118042924 gene encoding WEB family protein At2g40480 isoform X1, with the protein MTEPEPPYSAAEAVPGTPGIREIRSEKGSENFRFCNEQNGNEGNQGTRKVGLRAEIDTSPPFGSVKEAVTRFGGSGPWVPYYYRIGESYGVEDIDIKKVEEQAAELEKHLIVKELETLDVLEELGTTKRVVEELKQQLQKEALRCMAVPDEPMSSPAIKEMNKGNYSFHVNNSEQRLISLSPCPTASPDLILMELKQAKLNLGKTINDLGVIQTSVESLNKKMKKEKSLLKKTRERLTSKFAGGLSLEEELKQARTKPHIADDVETDYKPGHLMKMDEVQKTEVLKGMLAENIKTNIRTAELRLLAAKKMEEAARAAEAVALAEIKALSTDESSPGYALPEPEKVPSFEARSPLNPKGQKAEELSQKRVETLKLPKQEVHFTKMSILNKLREATEEVKLSKQALEEALNKVEMANRKQVAVEEAIRKWMPEDDQVGQDAFYHTRLGNFHLHPPDQRQDSPLNEANNPNLIGDGPKPVLRTTVSMRDVLSRKQIRAEEYVAARPAEGGTERQKVALSQMLHELREDLTFHPRVEKHGGEQKQQFYTQRRKFGFIHISLPMSKPGKKKMQDLNNMKMH; encoded by the exons ATGACTGAGCCTGAGCCTCCATACTCTGCTGCTGAAGCGGTTCCCGGCACGCCTGGGATCCGGGAAATAAGGTCCGAAAAGGGTTCTGAGAATTTCAGGTTTTGCAACGAACAGAATGGAAATGAAGGTAACCAGGGGACAAGGAAGGTTGGCTTGAGAGCAGAGATCGACACGTCTCCTCCGTTTGGATCGGTCAAGGAGGCGGTGACACGGTTCGGTGGAAGCGGGCCATGGGTGCCTTATTACTATAGGATTGGAGAAAGTTAT GGCGTTGAGGATATCGACATAAAAAAGGTGGAGGAGCAAGCAGCAGAATTGGAGAAGCATCTGATTGTGAAAGAACTGGAAACACTCGATGTCCTTGAAGAACTTGGAACGACAAAAAGGGTTGTTGAAGAGTTGAAGCAGCAGCTGCAAAAGGAAGCGCTTAGATGCATGGCAGTTCCTGATGAACCGATGTCAAGTCCTGCTATCAAAGAAATGAACAAGGGAAACTATAGCTTTCACGTCAACAACAGCGAACAGAGGTTAATAAGCTTAAGCCCTTGCCCTACGGCGTCGCCTGATCTGATCTTAATGGAGTTGAAGCAAGCGAAATTGAACCTTGGTAAAACCATTAACGACCTTGGGGTGATTCAAACTTCTGTTGAGTCtttgaataagaaaatgaagaaagagaaaTCCTTACTCAAAAAGACCCGTGAGAGGCTAACATCAAAATTTGCAGGGGGGTTATCTCTGGAGGAAGAGCTCAAGCAAGCAAGAACGAAGCCGCATATTGCAGATGATGTTGAAACTGATTACAAGCCGGGGCatttaatgaaaatggatgaagtcCAAAAAACGGAAGTTTTAAAAGGAATGTTAGCTGAAAACATCAAGACTAACATCAGAACTGCTGAATTGAGGTTGCTGGCAGCCAAGAAGATGGAAGAAGCAGCAAGAGCAGCGGAAGCTGTTGCCCTGGCAGAAATCAAGGCTCTGTCAACTGATGAGAGCTCACCGGGATATGCCTTGCCAGAACCAGAGAAAGTTCCCTCCTTTGAAGCAAGATCTCCTCTAAATCCTAAAGGTCAGAAGGCCGAGGAGCTTTCCCAGAAGAGAGTGGAAACTTTGAAGCTTCCAAAGCAAGAAGTTCACTTTACTAAAATGTCTATTCTAAATAAGCTAAGGGAAGCAACGGAAGAGGTTAAACTGAGCAAACAAGCCTTAGAAGAGGCTCTGAACAAAGTCGAAATGGCCAATAGAAAGCAAGTTGCTGTTGAAGAGGCTATCCGCAAATGGATGCCAGAGGATGATCAAGTGGGACAGGACGCATTTTATCACACCAGGCTCGGTAATTTCCATTTGCATCCACCCGATCAACGGCAGGATTCTCCATTAAATGAAGCGAACAACCCCAATCTAATCGGTGATGGCCCGAAGCCCGTTCTGAGAACCACAGTTTCGATGAGGGATGTTCTGAGCCGGAAGCAGATTAGAGCGGAAGAATATGTTGCAGCGAGGCCGGCAGAAGGCGGCACAGAGAGGCAGAAGGTGGCTTTGAGTCAAATGCTTCATGAACTGAGGGAGGATCTAACGTTTCATCCAAGAGTTGAAAAACATGGAGGTGAGCAGAAGCAGCAGTTCTATACACAAAGGAGAAAGTTTGGGTTCATTCATATATCGCTGCCCATGTCAAAACCAGGCAAGAAAAAGATGCAAGATTTGAACAATATGAAGATGCATTAA
- the LOC118042924 gene encoding WEB family protein At2g40480 isoform X2, whose protein sequence is MTEPEPPYSAAEAVPGTPGIREIRSEKGSENFRFCNEQNGNEGNQGTRKVGLRAEIDTSPPFGSVKEAVTRFGGSGPWVPYYYRIGESYGVEDIDIKKVEEQAAELEKHLIVKELETLDVLEELGTTKRVVEELKQQLQKEALRCMAVPDEPMSSPAIKEMNKGNYSFHVNNSEQRLISLSPCPTASPDLILMELKQAKLNLGGLSLEEELKQARTKPHIADDVETDYKPGHLMKMDEVQKTEVLKGMLAENIKTNIRTAELRLLAAKKMEEAARAAEAVALAEIKALSTDESSPGYALPEPEKVPSFEARSPLNPKGQKAEELSQKRVETLKLPKQEVHFTKMSILNKLREATEEVKLSKQALEEALNKVEMANRKQVAVEEAIRKWMPEDDQVGQDAFYHTRLGNFHLHPPDQRQDSPLNEANNPNLIGDGPKPVLRTTVSMRDVLSRKQIRAEEYVAARPAEGGTERQKVALSQMLHELREDLTFHPRVEKHGGEQKQQFYTQRRKFGFIHISLPMSKPGKKKMQDLNNMKMH, encoded by the exons ATGACTGAGCCTGAGCCTCCATACTCTGCTGCTGAAGCGGTTCCCGGCACGCCTGGGATCCGGGAAATAAGGTCCGAAAAGGGTTCTGAGAATTTCAGGTTTTGCAACGAACAGAATGGAAATGAAGGTAACCAGGGGACAAGGAAGGTTGGCTTGAGAGCAGAGATCGACACGTCTCCTCCGTTTGGATCGGTCAAGGAGGCGGTGACACGGTTCGGTGGAAGCGGGCCATGGGTGCCTTATTACTATAGGATTGGAGAAAGTTAT GGCGTTGAGGATATCGACATAAAAAAGGTGGAGGAGCAAGCAGCAGAATTGGAGAAGCATCTGATTGTGAAAGAACTGGAAACACTCGATGTCCTTGAAGAACTTGGAACGACAAAAAGGGTTGTTGAAGAGTTGAAGCAGCAGCTGCAAAAGGAAGCGCTTAGATGCATGGCAGTTCCTGATGAACCGATGTCAAGTCCTGCTATCAAAGAAATGAACAAGGGAAACTATAGCTTTCACGTCAACAACAGCGAACAGAGGTTAATAAGCTTAAGCCCTTGCCCTACGGCGTCGCCTGATCTGATCTTAATGGAGTTGAAGCAAGCGAAATTGAACCTTG GGGGGTTATCTCTGGAGGAAGAGCTCAAGCAAGCAAGAACGAAGCCGCATATTGCAGATGATGTTGAAACTGATTACAAGCCGGGGCatttaatgaaaatggatgaagtcCAAAAAACGGAAGTTTTAAAAGGAATGTTAGCTGAAAACATCAAGACTAACATCAGAACTGCTGAATTGAGGTTGCTGGCAGCCAAGAAGATGGAAGAAGCAGCAAGAGCAGCGGAAGCTGTTGCCCTGGCAGAAATCAAGGCTCTGTCAACTGATGAGAGCTCACCGGGATATGCCTTGCCAGAACCAGAGAAAGTTCCCTCCTTTGAAGCAAGATCTCCTCTAAATCCTAAAGGTCAGAAGGCCGAGGAGCTTTCCCAGAAGAGAGTGGAAACTTTGAAGCTTCCAAAGCAAGAAGTTCACTTTACTAAAATGTCTATTCTAAATAAGCTAAGGGAAGCAACGGAAGAGGTTAAACTGAGCAAACAAGCCTTAGAAGAGGCTCTGAACAAAGTCGAAATGGCCAATAGAAAGCAAGTTGCTGTTGAAGAGGCTATCCGCAAATGGATGCCAGAGGATGATCAAGTGGGACAGGACGCATTTTATCACACCAGGCTCGGTAATTTCCATTTGCATCCACCCGATCAACGGCAGGATTCTCCATTAAATGAAGCGAACAACCCCAATCTAATCGGTGATGGCCCGAAGCCCGTTCTGAGAACCACAGTTTCGATGAGGGATGTTCTGAGCCGGAAGCAGATTAGAGCGGAAGAATATGTTGCAGCGAGGCCGGCAGAAGGCGGCACAGAGAGGCAGAAGGTGGCTTTGAGTCAAATGCTTCATGAACTGAGGGAGGATCTAACGTTTCATCCAAGAGTTGAAAAACATGGAGGTGAGCAGAAGCAGCAGTTCTATACACAAAGGAGAAAGTTTGGGTTCATTCATATATCGCTGCCCATGTCAAAACCAGGCAAGAAAAAGATGCAAGATTTGAACAATATGAAGATGCATTAA
- the LOC118042923 gene encoding high mobility group B protein 7 isoform X2 produces MGNPPRSRKRVRGIRRAPDGSAFENCNCGVLVAIALADLHECEAGTKNNVKRFKGLDGKQNVVQQSFCDQPRSPFRLFMEDFMKTGKIWNIIDIDRKGFETWRNMSKEERQPYITRADEIYSAHVKCLIQDIDHMSEVNDEADSAIVGKFDPFYEHSEHCDNSDSCYSFQYKDFESFNTWEWEMVRTWMAKSSR; encoded by the exons ATGGGGAACCCGCCGAGAAGCCGCAAAAGGGTCCGTGGAATCCGTCGTGCTCCTGATGGAAGTGCCTTCGAGAACTG CAATTGTGGGGTTTTGGTGGCAATCGCTTTGGCTGATTTGCATGAATGTGAAGCTGGAACCAAAAACAATgtgaagagattcaaaggcttGGATGGAAAACAAAACGTTGTCCAACAAAGCTTCTGTGACCAACCCAGATCGCCTTTCCGTCTCTTCAT GGAAGATTTCATGAAGACTGGCAAGATTTGGAACATAATTGATATTGATCGTAAAGGGTTCGAGACTTGGAGGAACATGTCAAAGGAG GAGAGGCAACCATACATCACGAGAGCTGATGAGATTTACTCGGCTCATGTTAAATGTTTGATTCAAGATATTGATCATATGTCAGAG GTAAACGATGAGGCAGATTCAGCAATAGTTGGGAAGTTTGATCCG TTCTATGAACACTCTGAACACTGCGACAACTCTGACAGCTGTTATAGTTTTCAGTACAAAGATTTTGAGAGCTTTAACACATGGGAATG GGAAATGGTGAGAACATGGATGGCTAAGAGTTCTCGCTGA